The window ATCGAAGATGTGGTAATTCAAAGTCTGACGTACTACCTGAAAATCATCCGGGGATAAACCGGAGATTTGAATACCAACGGGAGGTGTGGAAAAATCCATGCCTCTCTTTTTTTAATCATCCGGAAGTCACGAAGTAGAACTGTCTGAAATTTTTACATTATTCAATTTAATAATCCATGAACGATTTATGGCAAATCCTTATAATTTGGTTGATTATATGCCTTGTGATCTACATCCGGGCAGACCCCCGCAAACAAGAGTAAACATTTCTGAATTTCAATCTTGATTTTCTGAAACTTTAAGCCGAAATTTGTTTCTGCAACAGTCCTAAAAAGAAGGATGAGTTATTGCATTTTCCAAGTTAGTTTCCTACTTTTGTGAGACATACTAACTGACACGGAAAGTGTAAGTTTATTCCCATAAAGCGAATCTGGAAAATTCATTGATGGTGAGAATAAGCGGACTTATCCTTTCGTCGTATACTTACCCAAGTATATAGGCGTAGGGCTGTTGCTTGTTTTATCCATCGAGGTATTCCAGAACCCGCTTTAATAAAATAGGCTTTCAGTCCTGCGCTTTCTTTTTTACTACTAATCCATCTGTTAGGGACGGCAGAAGAAAAAACTACTATTATGGGATTGAAAGATTTACTCAACAAGTCAAATTCAACTTCACAAGAGAATAATGAGTTGCGATGCCGATTACGTGATTTACTGACATTAGCTGCTATTGATGGAGAAATTACAGATAAAGAATCCTTGTTTATATTTAATTTATGCCGTCAAGACGGAATCCAAGTTGAAACTATATCTGGAAATGTAATGAATGCTCCTGATGCTTATCCAAACGACTTTAACCTAAGAGGGAAACACTTGACACAAATGGTTGCTTTGATGATGATTGACGGGGAATGTGCTGAATCTGAAATTAAATACTGCAAGAAAATAGCATCAAAATTAGGCATTGAAGAACAGGCTATTAGTAAACTTGTCGCAGGAATTGCAAATGGTAAAAATAATCTATTAAATGAGTCAGAACGAGAAAGTGCAGTTATAAGTTTTTTATCAAATGGAGGATTTGAAGAATTTACAAAACCGCAAAATAATAACGAAGATACCATTAGACAGAAAATTAGAGCCGGATTTGACCAAAATGTAAAGATAATGACAACTCAATCGCAATACAACGATCCTCTCATGTTGGGATTGGTAGTGAAATCTGCTATCGCAACTTTTTATCAACAGATGAAAAATGATAGCACACTTTTATCTTTGTGTGAATTATATGGTCTTAATTATCAAAGCATATTGAAAGAGGAATGCAACTATGCCCTCCATCGGTACTTAGAGGAATAATCTTTTTCTTTAACACACATAAATAATTGAAAATGATTTGGATTTTAATCTTGGCTGTCATTGTATGGCTGTTGTTCAAATTTGTAAAAGAGCACAATGAACATATTCAAACTCGTGTGACGAATTATGGGGGCATGGATGAAAAATATAGCGTCCTAATAGAATTTTTACAAGGGGCAGGAATGCATATTACTAAATTAGGAACAAGCAGTATTGAATTAAAAAACAAAGCAGAATCCGCTAATTGTGTTATGTATTATATAGGTACACATTTAGAAATCTTGTTTATTACGAATATGCCGCTGTTAGGATACCAGAAAAAGAAATGGGTATTCCCTGACGGTTATCCACAAGAAAAAATGATTGAGGAAATAGATAATTATGCCAATTGGCAAGTTCAACAAATGATGAAAGTATCCGATAATAGTCAATATATAAATTATGATGAACGGGATTAAGGCGGGACTGGAATTGCAGAAGATTTCAATATCCATGGGAAAGGTATATAAAACTTTATCTACTCTTTCTGGGAAAATACAGGATAATTTAGATGTCTATGATAATAAAGAAGATTTCTATGTCCTTGCATACACTTGTCGAGTTGCAATATTAGACAGAATCCAAGCTAATGATTGGATTCAAATGCAAATCCCGATAAGGATTCCAACAAGTATGTTTACCTCCCGCAAGGAAACTATTGCGACGGGGTTGAATTTAACGATTGGAAAATTGAAAGAGTTGGCTTCATCTAATAGTACTGTAGCATATAACATTGAAGAAATTTTGCAGAAACGCAAGTTATTTTATGATTTTGAAAAAATGTTACCACCTAATATAAAAGATAAATTATAATTCCCCTCCCACTTACTTTTCTATAAACTACACAATCTAACTGCGCATATAGTATAGCTTAAAACGACACTGAGCGAAGATAATCCGGTATGTCCTAAATGTAGAGGAGTGATGCAGAAATTCGATAAATAAGATAGATCTACTCACTTACTTATAGTATATGTTCAAAAGGAAATGAGTGTAATGCACAATGTAAGTGCTATTACATTATAAAAAATAATCAAGATATGGTAGATAATAAGAATATAGCGACAGTAGCTCCAATCTTTGGTATTAATAGACTTCGGCTTGAAATTGATGGCCCTGGGATTACGACATTGGTAGCTTTCATGAAATGTCCGTTGAAATGTAAATATTGCATCAACGAGAAATGCCATGAACCATTATTAGAGCCGGAATCTAATCATTTATCGGGTGAAATTAGGTACCTTTCACCAATAGAGCTCTATGATGAAGTCAAAATCGACAATATCTACTTTCAAGCTACGAATGGAGGTATTACATTCGGGGGCGGTGAACCCGCTCTTTACAGCGATTTCATTACCGAATTTAGAAAAATATGCGGCGATAGCTGGGACCTAAATATAGAAACATCATTAAATGTAGATCTTAAACATATAAAAGCTATCTCTCCCGTAATAAATCATTTCATTATAGACATAAAGGATTTGAATCCAAGCATCTATAAAGAGTATACGGGAGTGAATATAGATCAACTTATTCAAAATCTACATTATCTAAAGGATATAGGTAAGGCCAAAGATATGATAATCCGAGTTCCGCATATACCCGGATTTAATAATCAAGAAAACATTACAGAAAATATCCATCAACTTAATTTAATGGGCTTTGAAAATATAGACGAGTTTGAATACAGGCCAGACTATTATTTATATGCTCAAGAGAGCCATCGACTAAATTGGGCGATAGGAGGGATGATGTGTAACATTTTATCGGCTATCCGAAAAGAAATTGCTTCCACTAATGGTATAGGATATGAACTGAGCAAATGCAATAACGAGAAATATTGTGCAGGAACATGCCCGAAATGTGATTGGGAATTAAAAAATTTACAAGAGCAACTTGACGCAAAATGCCTTAAAGGAGCAAAACTTAATTTTAATCTAATAAATAGTTTTCCAACGAAGGAAATAGCAGTAACTATAAATACGTCCTCCGAATGGCTCTTAGGAGTACTCGAGATCGAAGATGACGAAGAAATTTGAATACTAAAATACGTTTGTGAGTTCTCGAAATTTAGAAAATAATACCCATTTACTTATATACAATAAAAGGTAAGTGAGTAGGCAGGATTGCCCCTGGTTATATTACCCCTCCCCTCAGAGCCGAGTTCTTGTAGAATAGTAACATATATTGCTGTTAAGTAGTTTATTACAGAGATTTGAGTATCAAAAATGAGAAATGAAGAATACCTTATCCATATTTATTGCATTGCTGATATTCGGGCAGATATATGCCCAAAATTCGTATGAGACAAAAGCCTTAGAGCAACAAACTGATAATCTACTGCATATCACAGGCTGTAAAATGAAGCATTACTACGAGCCGATGTGTCAACTTTATACCTATGGTCCTCATCAGTTTTTAAGATGTGATGGCGGCGATTTTATGATTGGATGCCCAGTCTCTTATTTGGTACGACAAGATTCGCTTGGCACCCATAGAAGCTATCATGCGATATATTTTCAATCCCCAGATTCGAAAATAACTATTATCCCAGCTAATTATGCTGCTGTCTTTGATAAGGAAATAGGTTCAGTTTATCAGTTTGAAAGGCAAAGGTGGCAAGATGAGGGATGGGAACTATTAAATACTTCTTTACAAAGGGGTTTTTATTTGATTGAGGCTTCCAAGAACGGAAACAGGCTTTACAAAAAGGTAATTTGCACACAAGATACTGATTGCCTGTCATTGACAGAGGTAATTGTATATTATTTCAATGATAATGTTTTAGATGCACAACGAATTATTAAAACCTACGTATCAAAATTTCCGAATCAGCCTTTCTAACAGATTACACCAATGAGAAAATTACCTATAATAGGTTTACCCCAAGTAGGATTACCCCTCCTCATAGTAAAAGCACAGGTCAAAAGCTTGTGCTTTTTGCTTGATACGGGGAGTAACATCAATGTCCTTGATAAAAGAGTAGCTGAGTTCTTCCAGCTTTCGGGTGGAACAGCCCAACAGCAACAATTCGGGATAGATGGAACACTCCAAACCACAGATGTTGCTAAATTGACTTTCTCTCTGGAAGAACGGGAGTACAAAGCAGATTTCTCGGTGATGGATTTATCCTCGGCTTTTGGAAAAGTGGAGGAAGAATCGGGCATACAGATTCATGGTCTGTTGGGATGTTCTTTTATGGAGCAACAGAAATGGGTGCTTGACTTTGAGAAACTATGTCTATTCACCCCCTAATCCTCTACCCTCTCAACGCCCACTTAAATTTATTATTTATTAAAAAATAAGTGCGCAACTACCCTATTTCAATCACATTTTTAATCTCGGATGAAAAGGCAATTTGTGTTACCTGTTTGGTTACCTATTGAGTTTCACAGAGGCCCCAGCAATAATAAATATCTGATTTACTGATTGATGCCTCTTTAGCTCAGTTGGTAGAGCACGACACTCTTAATGTTGGGGTCCAGGGTTCGAGCCCCTGAGGGGGTACAAAGTAAAAGACTGATAATCAATGATTATCGGTCTTTTTGTTTTTGAGCGTCTGCCCTGTCGTCGGGCATTTTCGGGTGGGAAAGAGGGCGTTTTCGGGGAAATGTTTAACACTTTGTTTAACACTAAATCGGTTGGTTAAACTTGTTTGCGCAACAATGCAAACAAATGAATATCAGCATTAACGCCGTCTTTCGCAAAGACAGACTGAACAGCCAAAACGCCGCGCCCGTTCACCTGCGTTTAACACAAAACCGAAAACTTAAACACATCAGCACGGGTGTAACACTCAATATTAACGAGTGGGATTTTGAAAATCAGCGTGTTAAGGGCCAAACTCCCGAATTGCAGGCGTTACAACTCCGCATCGACACCAAAATCGACGAACTCCGCCGCAAAATCAAACGCTTGGAAGCATTAGAGGTAGAGGTTACTCTCGACAATCTTTTGGAAACCCACGGGCGGAAAATCAACTGCACGGTCGGCGAATATCTGAAACAGACCATCGAACGGCTGGAAACACTCGGTAAATACGGTTCGGCATCCAAACACCGCTCTTTGTTATCCCGTTTGTCGCAATTTAGGTCGCTGAATATCCGATTTGACGAAATAGACCTTGCATATCTTCACGATTTTGAACTGTTCCTGCGTAAAGAGGGCAACACAAACAACAGCATAGCCACCAAATACGCCATCTTTAAGGCCGCCTATAACAAGGCACTCGCCGAGGGTTTATTCGTGCCTAAAACTACCCCATTCACCAAATACAAGGTCGGGAGCCTATGGACACGGACAAGGAAGCGAGCCATCACGAAAGAGGATATACAGAAACTCGTTGCATTGGAGATAGCCCCTAATTATAGGACGGACTATGCCGAGTTTGCACGGGACATATTTCTATTCTCCTACTACACGGCAGGCATCAATTTTACAGATATGGCGACCTTGCGTTACTGCGATATTGTGGACGGCAGGATTTACTACTCCCGCCACAAGACACAGAAACTATTATCCTTTCAGCTCGTCCCGAACGCCATGCGGATTATCGAGAAATACAGCAAGGCCAACCACGCACAAGAAGATTATATCTTCCCTATTCTCGACCGCTCGGAACACAAGACTGCTCAACAGATTTTCAACCGAACGCACAAGGTTCTGCGGAAAGTTAATCGGGAATTAAAGACGCTGGGAGAGCAAATAGGATTGGAAATGCCATTGACTACCTATGTTGCTCGGCATACGTTTGCCACGGTTTTGAAGCGTTCGGGAGTGAATATTGCCATCATTTCCGAATCGCTCGGTCATTCAGACCTATCCACGACACAGATTTACTTGGA of the Alistipes senegalensis JC50 genome contains:
- a CDS encoding radical SAM protein, coding for MVDNKNIATVAPIFGINRLRLEIDGPGITTLVAFMKCPLKCKYCINEKCHEPLLEPESNHLSGEIRYLSPIELYDEVKIDNIYFQATNGGITFGGGEPALYSDFITEFRKICGDSWDLNIETSLNVDLKHIKAISPVINHFIIDIKDLNPSIYKEYTGVNIDQLIQNLHYLKDIGKAKDMIIRVPHIPGFNNQENITENIHQLNLMGFENIDEFEYRPDYYLYAQESHRLNWAIGGMMCNILSAIRKEIASTNGIGYELSKCNNEKYCAGTCPKCDWELKNLQEQLDAKCLKGAKLNFNLINSFPTKEIAVTINTSSEWLLGVLEIEDDEEI
- a CDS encoding aspartyl protease family protein; amino-acid sequence: MRKLPIIGLPQVGLPLLIVKAQVKSLCFLLDTGSNINVLDKRVAEFFQLSGGTAQQQQFGIDGTLQTTDVAKLTFSLEEREYKADFSVMDLSSAFGKVEEESGIQIHGLLGCSFMEQQKWVLDFEKLCLFTP
- a CDS encoding site-specific integrase encodes the protein MNISINAVFRKDRLNSQNAAPVHLRLTQNRKLKHISTGVTLNINEWDFENQRVKGQTPELQALQLRIDTKIDELRRKIKRLEALEVEVTLDNLLETHGRKINCTVGEYLKQTIERLETLGKYGSASKHRSLLSRLSQFRSLNIRFDEIDLAYLHDFELFLRKEGNTNNSIATKYAIFKAAYNKALAEGLFVPKTTPFTKYKVGSLWTRTRKRAITKEDIQKLVALEIAPNYRTDYAEFARDIFLFSYYTAGINFTDMATLRYCDIVDGRIYYSRHKTQKLLSFQLVPNAMRIIEKYSKANHAQEDYIFPILDRSEHKTAQQIFNRTHKVLRKVNRELKTLGEQIGLEMPLTTYVARHTFATVLKRSGVNIAIISESLGHSDLSTTQIYLDSFENSQIDAAMQNLL